The following are encoded in a window of Phaseolus vulgaris cultivar G19833 chromosome 3, P. vulgaris v2.0, whole genome shotgun sequence genomic DNA:
- the LOC137839369 gene encoding uncharacterized protein, with translation MSGKERRKALLELARLQGAKGTGSSSSTTDPIAAPPLSVTPAEGPEPGRKRRKQVKAFPSSAAAAPAPSTEEESSGSPLVHRKRKLPAVGGASSLQPGEIEVVEVEEGSPSPPSIQPAPVPTCFPSPQQLPSTIPRLPSPPPAGQPLGQSTPPAGGDSARSGDLPGPLVSPPPLPTSAATAEGGGASSRPSGSGATNENFSRVIALVRQLIRSRELIEWNGEEVDMHLAKKIVLSLEFSTQHRKQLIMEKKINELEHDKESLQSDFEAAQGSVELMRGMVEKTRGEYLAQVQETIKTEILMGQAINVLDCEVVELRGKVTHLEAETSSLRKLNSQLAGDLESARETATTGEKKLEEAVSKLSEAKGQLEEAASSIASLTTEKNAAEASKQKLEMENADLMGVGAEALADGFELALEQIKCVLPDLDLSQFSIYHEVVDGKLIPPP, from the coding sequence ATGTCAGGGAAGGAAAGGAGGAAagctttgctggagcttgccagaCTCCAGggggccaaagggactggctcctcttcttccaccactGATCCTATCGCAGCTCCTCCTCTCTCGGTcacgccagctgaaggccccgagccaggaaggaaaagaaggaagcaggtgaaggcctttccttcatctgctgctgctgctcctgctccttcaaccgaagaggagagctctggctctcctctcgTTCACCGCAAGAGGAAGCTTCCAGCTGTTGGGGGGGCCTCATCTCTTCAGCCTGGGGAGATTGAGGTagtggaggtagaggaaggttcaccctcGCCCCCCTCTATTCAACCTGCCCCAGTGCCAACGTGCTTTCCCTCTCCCCAACAACTGCCATCCACAATTCCCCGATTGCCATCTcctcccccagcaggccaaccACTTGGTCAATCCACTCCACCTGCTGGGGGCGATTCTGCTCGCTCGGGGGATCTCCCGGGACCTCTCGTTTCGccaccaccactgccaaccTCCGCTGCTACCGCTGAAGGTGGGGGGGCCAGCTCTCGACCAAGCGGCTCTGGAGCAACCAATGAGAACTTCAGCCGAGTCATTGCtctggttcgacagctcattCGCAGCCGGGAGCTCATCGAGTGGAACGGGgaggaggtggacatgcacctggcgaAGAAGATAGTGCTTTCCCTGGAGTTTTCCACACAGCACCGCAAGCAGCTAATCATGGAGAAAAAGATCAATgagcttgagcatgacaaggagtcactgcaaagtgactttgaggctgcccaaggATCCGTAGAGCTGATGAGGGGTATGGTGGAGAAAACCAGGggagagtacctagcgcaggtccaagagaccatcaagactgagatcttgatggggcaagccaTCAATGTcttggactgcgaggtggtggaGTTGCGGGGCAAGGTGACCCACCTGGaggccgagacttcctccctacgCAAACTGAACTCACAACTGGCGGGGGATCTCGAGTCTGCCAGGGAAACGGCCACTACTGGGgagaagaagcttgaggaggcggtgagcaagctgtctgaggcaaagggccaattggaagaagctgcttcttccattgcttcccttACCACCGAGAAGAATGCTGCAGAGGCCTCCAAGCAAAAGCTCGAAATGGAGAACGCTGACCTTATGGGCGTGGGCGCTGAAGCACTTGCTGATGGGTTCGAGCTGGCACTCGAGCAGATCAAATGCGTTCTTCCGGAtctggacctctcgcagttcagcatctatcacgaagtggtagatggaaaactcatccctcctccttga
- the LOC137839368 gene encoding uncharacterized protein: MEDPPSASTPYISAGGGPPSNASPAEVAPIGDEVAHTSPILITESPIPSPRQQAPTEEPAKEGGDENQQQAPTAPLHAANLPLKVTRMWEPLSAKLKTIADDIPAVITRAVEGSTRKLQDDLFNLKTENSTMRVELIKADAVKVQKLEKRSADRETLLGQVEKARDDAIADLAEANEEKGKVAVELAQVQAESKKVAEDLLQAQETNEQLKKQVEELDQQNKELKEQTEDLKKRIEELQNMVSLNNEVVDGKVVPAED; this comes from the exons atggaggaccccccgagcgcctccacaccatacatatcagctggagggggtcccccttcaaatgctTCACCTGCagaggttgctccaatcggggatgaggttgctcatacctctccgattctgatcactgaatccccgattccgtcaCCACGCCAACAggcgcctactgaagaacctgctaaggaaggtggcgacgagaaccaacaacaggctccCACAGCGCCTCTACacgcagcaaacctccctctcaaggttacaaggatgtgggagcctctatctgctaagctgaagacgatagcagatgACATCCCCGCCGTCATAACCAGAGCCGTGGAGGGCTCCACTAGGaaactccaggacgacctctttaACCTCAAAactgaaaacagcaccatgagggtcgag CTGATAAAGGccgacgccgtcaaggtgcagaaactagagaaaaggtcagccgaccgagagaccctccttgggcaggtggaaaaggcaagggacgacgccatagctgatcttgccgaggccaacgaagagaagggaaaggtagcTGTTGAATTGGCccaagtgcaagcggaatccaagaaggttgctgaagaccttctccaggctcaagagacgaatgaacaactcaagaagcaggttgaagagctggatcAACAGAAcaaggagctgaaagagcaaactgaagatctcaagaagcggattgaggaacttcagaa catggtgtcactgaataatgaagtggtggatggaaaagtggtgcccgccgaagactga